The following is a genomic window from Caproiciproducens sp. CPB-2.
GTGCTCACCGAGCATAAAAAGGACAGCATGCAGAAAATCAGCAGCCTGTACTCCACGCCAATCTCAACCGTAAAGCAACAGGAGCAGGATAAAGGGCTCGTTCTCAGCTTATAATTATTTAAAATGAAAGAAATCGTTTGACTGTCAATGGCTGTCAAAAAACAGGCTGCCAGGAAAATTTCTTCTCCGGCAGCCACCATTGTGTTCCTTTAAAAAAAGCAGTCAAAAAGAATGGCTGTCAAAATGACTGTCAAAAACGGATTTTTGACAGCTTAAGAAAAAAAGAAAAAGCCCAGAAGCCGCATGGCTACTGGGTTTTTTGTGGCGGGTGGCAGTAATTGAGATAATGCCTAAAAAGCTTGTTTTCAATGGATTTCCAATTTATACTCTCTAAGTTTTACTGATTTTGGGCGAGATTCGGAAAATTTTAAGTCTGTGCAGAAAAGATAGTCCACTCCCACGCACTTGCCTGCATGTTGAGAGATTCAAAATGACGAAATGCTCCGAGATGATCGGAGACTTTATCCGGTATACATGGAATGTAATGATTTTTCCGTGATGCTTCGAATATCCCAGCACAAGTACTTGTCCTCATTATAGAACATGGCGTTGGATGCAGAAAACTATCAAGCCTTCTATATTTGATGCAGGACTTTTTCTATAAACATACGCGTTACAAATACATCAAATTGCGTACCGGCATTTCGTTTAAGTTCCTCAATTACTTCCTTCTGATCCAATTTTTTATGATATTGCCGTGGATTAATCATTGAGTCATACGCATCTGCTACCGTCAAAATTTTTGCGGGCAAAGGTATATCCTCTCCAGATAACCCTTGGGGATATCCTTGCCCATCAATACGCTCATGATGGCATAGGACATACTGTGCCGCCTGTGCAAATTCTGCGGAAGACTTTAAAATTTGGTAACCCTTTTCTGGATGACGCTTCAGCTCAACCCATTCATCCTCTGTTAGTGGCATAGTTTTTAGCAAGATTTTTTTGTTTACGCTGATCTTCCCAATATCATGAAAAAAGCCAGCGGTTGCAATATCATTTGTCGTTTCTTTATCCAAGTCCATCGCGCGAGCGATTTCTCGACATAGCTCTCCAACTCTATGGTTATGTGCTTCTTCCTCTTTATTGCTGCTAAAAAAAGAGTGGGCAATAACCTGGATCGTTTTACTTCGCATTGTGCTGCTTTCTTTAAGCTTGCGCTGGTACATTGCATTCTCTGCTTCACTAAAAACATTATAGATATCTTGCGCTGATGAGCTTTTTGTTGCAGATCCAAAGGATACAGACAAAATTCCATTTTCATAATTCTCCGCAAGCATAGCCTTTTTGATTCGGCCGATCATCTTTTCAGCCGTTTCTTGCTCGGTTTTGGGGAGCAGAAATATAAACTCATCCCCGCCGATTCTGGCAATAATATCATCACCCCGGCATGCCTTCTTCAAAATATTGGCTGCACAAATCAGGAGCTTGTCCCCCTCCAGATGGCCAAAAGCGTCATTGGTCAGTTTCAGACCATTGACGTCAGCCATTACCAGTGTGATAGGTAGATTTCTCTGTGTATCCAGCCGCTTTAGCTCTTCTTCATAGAAGCGCCGGTTATAAAGCCCTGTAAGCTGGTCGTGATAACTCAGATGCAAAATATCTTGCTCTGCACGTTTGCGCTCTTCAATATTCCGACTGATTCCAATAATCTCTATTTCATTTTTGGCATTGTAGCGGCACTTTGCAGAAAGCTCCACCCATGTTCGCTCTCCATTTTTACAGATAGTTTGTATTTCAATCAAATGAGGCTCGTTCTTTTCGTTACCTTCTAAAAACCGTTTGACTTTTTTCTGCAATCTTTCTTCTGCCTCCAACAAGAATTCTGCTGGAATGAGCTTTCGAAAATCGAGCGTTAAAAATTCTTCCGGAAGATAGCCCAACATGCTAAATACAGAAGGACTGACATAAGTTGGCTTTTGTTTTGTATAGTTTAAAACCCAGATCATATCCATCGAAAATTCCATAATCAGTCGATATTGTTCTTCGTTGGCTTTTAAAGCCTCTGTTGCCTTCTTCTGATCTGTAATATCAACAATGAAATATAAAATAGCTGGATTACCCTTCCAGTCCACACAAATGCCGTTCGCCTCAAGCCAAACAAATTTACCGTCTCTCCGGACCGATTTATACTGTGCTTTATTTCCAATCTTCTGCCCCGAAAGTCTCAAGTGATAGGCCTCTTCTGCTTGCGTACGATTATCCAAATGAAACAGATCCAGAAAAGGCTTGTTAAGCATTTCCTCTTCTGAATATTGAAACATCTTCTGTACCATAGGGTTGCAGAATCGCACCAGACCGCTTTCGACAATCAGAATACTTTCAGACGCATTTTCAAATATCAAACGATTAGAGATCTCACCCTGCTTTTCGCTCGTTATATCTAAGAAACTGACTCCAAAATAGTATTGGTCAAGAGGGTATGTGTAGATGCGGTACCATGACCCAGTATCCTTAACATAACGTTCATATCCTGCAGTCTGAGAAGCAAAAGTATTTTTTATGTCATTTACGATCCAGTCAAACCATCTGTTGCAAATTTCCAGGTCAATTTCAGAAATTAATTTCCGAACAATCTTATCACGACTTACTCCTGACAGTCTTTCAAACGCTGGATTCGCATCAAATATTGCAACATTGGAAGGAACTGCTTCGCCGCTTTTGATAATTTCAAAAACGATCGATGCTACTGGCGATTGCTGAATCATTACCTCATATAAGTTTTTCTCCATATTGTCCCTCCTAAATCCAAAAGTGTTTGAGATAACAAGGAGCTAAAGCTCGCTTTTTTGAATGTATTCATTGTATCACTTTGAAGTTAAGACGTATACTCAATTTTATTGTACAGATCAGTGTGGACAGCACCTGGGATAATCATCGGCGCCCTGTTGTCACTGGTCCACTTTGCAAAAGCGTCCTTACCGAAGTAGCAGAAATGTGCCTTTTCACCGTGGCCAACCAATACCGAGCTGTAAATTCCCTAAGTGTACGGCAAATTCGGTATATCGACCTTGACCTTGTCTGGGAGCTTGTTTCCCTGCAACGCCGGTGCTCATCAGGTGACAATTCGCACAAGCGCAAAGGGTGTATATCCGTCGAACCGCTTCTTTGCAAAAAGATTATATGGAGCTATGGAGTCGGGTATCCGATGTATTCAAACAGCTTGTAACGGTAGTAGCGCTATAACGAAAGCGGGGAGCGGCGACAATTTGCCTTCGCTCCCCGTTATTTACCTGAAATATATTCTGAATTTTTAGGACCAAGCCCATTAATAAGGCGCCAGAGAATACAGATATGAGTACAAAATCCAAATAATCACAATCACTGTCAACGCAATTACCGATGATATGATAAATCCTTTGCTTTTCTTTTTTTCTTTTTATTCGATAAATTAACCCTATCAGTGAAATTATTATAAGACACATACCCAATGCCACTTTTATCACCCCTCCAGATCGGTAATCACCCACAAAGCACCGTTAAATATCTATCTTGGCAATCATGACGAACAAGGCCAATACGATTGCCGTCCCGTGCAAACAAGATATTGGGAAATGTCTCCTCAAACCAGACCGTGCCGCCGTTCCAGTCCTTCGTGATATAGGCCGGGATGTTGGCCGGTCTTATTTCATGATTTCCGTAGATACAGAGAATCGTCGGCTTGAAGCAGTGGAGCTCCGTTTTCATCGCTATGTCACGCTCATCAAGGCAGAAGTTGGCTCCTACATCGCCGAGGATCACGACGGTATCGGCAGCCGTCAGATTGAACCGCTTGCAGAACCGCACGACCTCGAATGCCGAACCGTGAGTGTCCCCAGTAAAGTAAACCATTTGGATCGCAACCTTTCCGAGACTATTATATCAGCCTATCTGCCCGAAATCTTGGACACACAGAAAACATAATCACTTTTCCAAAAACATATTCACTATGAAACTGCGCAAAAATAAACCAGCAGTCAAAACCATGACTCCCAGTCGATTGTTTTCTCCGGGAGGTGCGCTAAAATTCTTATCGATCCGTGCGTGTCAGGATGGATTTGTGGTCGCGCAGCGATATTTTCATTGCTTTTACCGTGTCGGTGATGACCATCCTTTCATAATCGCTGCAATCTGTCAGGAGCATCGTGATCTCTTGACTGGCAGCCATGACGGAGCCGGTGAGCTGCTCAGCAAGGAGAATGTCCGCCGGGATGTCCAGCGCGTTTGCAATTTGTACGAAGGTGTCGAGGCTCATGCTCTTTTTCCCGTTTTCTATGTAGCTGACATAAGTGGGAGATTTGTCTATCAGCTCCGAGAAGACCAACTGGGATATGTTGTTTCGCTTTCTGATGATCATGATTCGGCGTCCGATCGCGCGATAGTTTAGACTCATAATAAGAACCTCCAAAATAAAAATGTCGGTTCCATTATAATGTCAAGGCTATATGATAATCCTCTCTTTATATCAATTTAGTCCGCAGTTGATATAATTGAGATTATAAAATAGTCTGCGCATTAAGTTGAGAGGGGTGAGACGATGGCAGGGCGCGATACAACGGAGAGTCAGGTGATCGGCTCACGGATCAGAGGGGCTCGGATTAAGAACGGCATGAGCCAAGCGGAACTGGCGGTGAAGTCCAACATTTCCTTGCCGCATATCAGCGACATAGAGCTTGGGAAAAGCAATATGATGCTCACCTCGTTCATTCGGATTACTGAAGCCTTGCAGGTGTCCGCCGATTCATTGCTCCGGCCGAATGTGCCGGGCGTAACGAGCCTCTATGAGAGCGAGTTTTCGGAGATCCTCAATGACTGTACTCCATCGCAGATGGATTCCCTCTTGAAAATCGTCCGGGAACTGAAGCAGACCATGTGTAAAAAAGAAGAAGAATAACATCTACCAAAGCGGGTTGGAGTGATCCAATCCGTTTTTTTATTTCAAATCTAAACCAGAGGTCAACATCTTGACTTCTGGTTTATTTCTTTCTTAGCCTCCAGTTTATATAATTTTCAAGAAAACATTATGTTCCGGAGGGATTCTATGTCTGATCTGATAAAACGAGACGATGACGCTGATCTCGAAGTCATGCCGTCTTTTGACTTCGTTTTTGAAAAAGAGACCGAGCAGCAGACTCAAATCGCAGAGCATCGTGCGTGGCTTAAGAGCATCAAACATGAACGCCCCCTGCCGAAGCATCACTTCAAGGTTGCGGTCTATATCCGCTATTTTAACCAGACAAAACACGAGGACTACCTCGCGTTTCACAAACAGCAGTTTCTGGATACCATTGGCCTCTGCCCCAACTGGGAGTTTGTCGGCTTCTATGTGGATGAGGGTGGAACCGCGCCAAACATGGAAACAGCCGAGGAATGGTCGAGGCTCCTTCAGGATTGTTTCGAGGGAAAGATCAACCTCATTATTACCCAAAAGGCGAGCAATGTTTCCAAGAAGCAAACGGAACTCAGCTTCTGCGCGAGGATACTCGCCTCGCTCAAGAAGCCCGTTGGCATCTACTTTATTTCTGAGGACATCTACACTCTGGCTTCATATTATCAGGAGGATTTAAAAGATCCGTTTTTTCTCCCCACCCCTGATTGGAAACTGCTGCCTGACGATGCTCCCGGCATGGGAGGTTTACTCCATGATTGATCAGAGCAAAAAGCAGAAATTGGAGGAGCAAAAGGCGCGTGTCCACAGAAGGGTTTATGCCGAGGTTGATCCGAACAACTACGAGTTCATACCGGCTAAAAAGCAGATCGATTACTATGACAATGATGTTCCGCAGCGCGTCGCCGTATATGCCCGTGTTTCGACAGATAACATCCAGCAGACCTCGTCCTACGAACTGCAAAAGAAGTATTATGAAGAGTTTGTCGTCCATCATCCGAACTGGACGCTGGTAAAAATCTACGCAGATGAAGGGATAAGCGGGACTTCGCTGGCGCACCGGGACGAGTTCAACCTAATGATCTCCGACTGCCGTGCCGGGAAGATCGACATGATCATCACCAAGAGCGTTTCCAGATTTGCCCGAAATGTCGTTGACTGTATCAGCATGGTGCGAACGCTGGCCGAGCTCACACACCCGGTCGGCGTATTCTTTGAGAGCGAGTGCATTTTCTCCCTGAAGGATGACTCTCAGATGGCACTGTCCTTCCAGGCGACCATGGCGCAGGAGGAGTCGCACATCCGAAGCCGCAGCATGGAGACCTCGCTTCGTATGCGACTCGACGGCGGACTTCCATTGACGCCGAAGCTTCTGGGGTATTCCCATGATGCAGACGGAAAATTGGTCATTAACCCAGATGAGCAGTCAACGGTAAAGCTCATCTTTTTCATGTATCTCTATGGTTACTCAACTACCGAAATCGCGGAGGCTCTGACTGAGCTGGGGCGAAAAACCTATCTTGGAAATGTTACTTGGACTTCCAACTCGATTGTTCAGGTACTTCGCAATGAAAGGCATTGCGGAGAGGTTCTGACAAGAAAGACTTTCACTCCGAACTACCTGAATCACAAGTCAAGGAAAAACAAAGGTGACAGGCCCCAGAGTGTCTATCGAAACCATCACGAAGCCATCGTATCAAGGGATGATTACATAGCTGTCCAGCACCTGTTGAACAACGCGAAATACGGAAACAAGTCTATTCTCCCCGAACTTCGGGTCATCGACAGTGGCCTTTTGCGAGGCTATGTTACGATTAATCCCCGTTGGGCGGGATTCAAGGCATCGGATTACTTTCAAGCTGCGGCCAGCCTGAAACCTTCTGCAGAAGTGGAAGATGCCGAGGGTTATATCGAGGAAGATCCTGAAATCCATGTTGCCGTGGAGGCGGGCGACTTTGATATGCGCGGGTTTGAAATCACCCGCTCCGAATTCTTCGATTCTCACCGCCGCCCG
Proteins encoded in this region:
- a CDS encoding PAS domain S-box protein — encoded protein: MEKNLYEVMIQQSPVASIVFEIIKSGEAVPSNVAIFDANPAFERLSGVSRDKIVRKLISEIDLEICNRWFDWIVNDIKNTFASQTAGYERYVKDTGSWYRIYTYPLDQYYFGVSFLDITSEKQGEISNRLIFENASESILIVESGLVRFCNPMVQKMFQYSEEEMLNKPFLDLFHLDNRTQAEEAYHLRLSGQKIGNKAQYKSVRRDGKFVWLEANGICVDWKGNPAILYFIVDITDQKKATEALKANEEQYRLIMEFSMDMIWVLNYTKQKPTYVSPSVFSMLGYLPEEFLTLDFRKLIPAEFLLEAEERLQKKVKRFLEGNEKNEPHLIEIQTICKNGERTWVELSAKCRYNAKNEIEIIGISRNIEERKRAEQDILHLSYHDQLTGLYNRRFYEEELKRLDTQRNLPITLVMADVNGLKLTNDAFGHLEGDKLLICAANILKKACRGDDIIARIGGDEFIFLLPKTEQETAEKMIGRIKKAMLAENYENGILSVSFGSATKSSSAQDIYNVFSEAENAMYQRKLKESSTMRSKTIQVIAHSFFSSNKEEEAHNHRVGELCREIARAMDLDKETTNDIATAGFFHDIGKISVNKKILLKTMPLTEDEWVELKRHPEKGYQILKSSAEFAQAAQYVLCHHERIDGQGYPQGLSGEDIPLPAKILTVADAYDSMINPRQYHKKLDQKEVIEELKRNAGTQFDVFVTRMFIEKVLHQI
- a CDS encoding metallophosphoesterase family protein, translating into MVYFTGDTHGSAFEVVRFCKRFNLTAADTVVILGDVGANFCLDERDIAMKTELHCFKPTILCIYGNHEIRPANIPAYITKDWNGGTVWFEETFPNILFARDGNRIGLVRHDCQDRYLTVLCG
- a CDS encoding helix-turn-helix domain-containing protein encodes the protein MSLNYRAIGRRIMIIRKRNNISQLVFSELIDKSPTYVSYIENGKKSMSLDTFVQIANALDIPADILLAEQLTGSVMAASQEITMLLTDCSDYERMVITDTVKAMKISLRDHKSILTRTDR
- a CDS encoding helix-turn-helix domain-containing protein, with the protein product MAGRDTTESQVIGSRIRGARIKNGMSQAELAVKSNISLPHISDIELGKSNMMLTSFIRITEALQVSADSLLRPNVPGVTSLYESEFSEILNDCTPSQMDSLLKIVRELKQTMCKKEEE
- a CDS encoding recombinase family protein; translated protein: MSDLIKRDDDADLEVMPSFDFVFEKETEQQTQIAEHRAWLKSIKHERPLPKHHFKVAVYIRYFNQTKHEDYLAFHKQQFLDTIGLCPNWEFVGFYVDEGGTAPNMETAEEWSRLLQDCFEGKINLIITQKASNVSKKQTELSFCARILASLKKPVGIYFISEDIYTLASYYQEDLKDPFFLPTPDWKLLPDDAPGMGGLLHD
- a CDS encoding recombinase family protein, giving the protein MIDQSKKQKLEEQKARVHRRVYAEVDPNNYEFIPAKKQIDYYDNDVPQRVAVYARVSTDNIQQTSSYELQKKYYEEFVVHHPNWTLVKIYADEGISGTSLAHRDEFNLMISDCRAGKIDMIITKSVSRFARNVVDCISMVRTLAELTHPVGVFFESECIFSLKDDSQMALSFQATMAQEESHIRSRSMETSLRMRLDGGLPLTPKLLGYSHDADGKLVINPDEQSTVKLIFFMYLYGYSTTEIAEALTELGRKTYLGNVTWTSNSIVQVLRNERHCGEVLTRKTFTPNYLNHKSRKNKGDRPQSVYRNHHEAIVSRDDYIAVQHLLNNAKYGNKSILPELRVIDSGLLRGYVTINPRWAGFKASDYFQAAASLKPSAEVEDAEGYIEEDPEIHVAVEAGDFDMRGFEITRSEFFDSHRRPYVVFQDKQIKFSTDCVRKLDKNNMVEFLVNPREMKFAVRTAAKGSRHAVACSRVSNGIYYPKTISCAAYMDTLYQIFGWNSDFKYRISGTLFQKGNEAVYLFNMSNAEAFIKPYLMARAAESDAPKDEIKPLSVSGTRVRAVPQEWMSSFGNQYYLHQHIFPPVESQSENDWKIRLEGQLFETGEKIHVTGFDELKRFINQELSRGELEEKANE